From Methanosarcina lacustris Z-7289, one genomic window encodes:
- a CDS encoding 50S ribosomal protein L40e, whose amino-acid sequence MGRFPEAEERLLNKQICMKCNARNAVRATRCRKCGYGALRVKSKESKGA is encoded by the coding sequence ATGGGTCGTTTTCCAGAAGCCGAAGAAAGATTATTAAACAAACAAATCTGCATGAAGTGTAATGCCAGAAATGCCGTACGGGCAACCCGCTGCAGAAAATGCGGCTACGGTGCTCTTCGCGTGAAATCTAAGGAATCCAAGGGAGCATGA
- a CDS encoding geranylgeranylglyceryl/heptaprenylglyceryl phosphate synthase: MQVEAHLQKIIEQDGKVHLTLIDPASQTPERAAEIALAAVEGGTDAILIGGSTGASGTILDETVLKIKENVNVPTILFPGSSAGLSIYADAVFFMSLLNSRDIGYVITNQVLGAPLVYKSQIEPISMAYLVVEPGGTVGWVGDAKLIPRKKPEIAAVYALAGKYLGMHYTYLEAGSGADTPVNPEMIGAVKHVLGENKLIVGGGIRDAKTAKLCASAGADMIVTGTIVEEVKDVTAKVAEIVSAIKC, translated from the coding sequence TTGCAGGTGGAAGCACACCTCCAGAAGATTATTGAACAGGACGGAAAAGTCCATCTTACCCTTATCGATCCGGCGTCCCAAACGCCTGAACGAGCCGCTGAAATTGCTCTTGCAGCAGTTGAAGGAGGCACTGATGCCATCCTGATCGGGGGCTCAACCGGTGCGTCGGGGACTATATTAGATGAAACGGTATTAAAAATTAAAGAAAATGTAAATGTACCCACTATCCTTTTCCCTGGAAGTTCAGCCGGGCTCAGCATATATGCAGATGCCGTATTTTTCATGAGCCTCCTGAATTCCAGAGACATCGGGTATGTGATTACAAATCAGGTGCTTGGAGCTCCGCTTGTATACAAAAGCCAGATTGAGCCAATTTCCATGGCATACCTTGTGGTCGAACCCGGAGGCACTGTTGGCTGGGTAGGGGATGCAAAACTGATTCCCAGGAAGAAACCTGAAATTGCTGCGGTCTATGCCCTTGCAGGCAAATACCTTGGCATGCACTATACTTACCTGGAAGCCGGGTCAGGAGCCGATACGCCTGTCAACCCTGAAATGATAGGGGCTGTTAAACACGTACTCGGAGAAAACAAACTTATTGTTGGCGGCGGGATCAGAGACGCAAAAACCGCAAAGCTCTGTGCTTCTGCAGGTGCGGATATGATCGTCACCGGCACAATTGTTGAAGAAGTAAAGGACGTAACTGCAAAGGTGGCTGAGATTGTATCAGCTATAAAATGCTGA
- a CDS encoding MTH865 family protein, translating to MEVREEVHEQILKILNGAKFPINTLEELIAALPEGLDTTCMIGGTEVTAAEAKSLITEKDFPFKDAKHVADLLVERAGL from the coding sequence ATGGAAGTAAGAGAAGAAGTCCATGAGCAGATTCTGAAAATCCTTAACGGTGCAAAATTTCCAATCAACACGCTGGAGGAACTAATTGCTGCTTTACCCGAGGGGCTGGACACCACATGCATGATAGGCGGCACTGAGGTCACGGCAGCAGAGGCAAAAAGCCTGATTACTGAAAAGGACTTTCCATTCAAAGATGCAAAACACGTAGCAGATCTCCTGGTTGAAAGAGCAGGGCTCTAA
- a CDS encoding RNA-guided endonuclease InsQ/TnpB family protein, with product MALVTRTEQIQFKSETISGLAHASKNLFNSANYIIRQRFFENDKLYQETGEKGEGIWYKQLYSMLKNTEQYRALPAQTAQQVLKLLEKSWKSFFKALKVYAKSPELFMGRPKPPKYKHKDGKHILVFTNQQCKIVNGILKFPKVVNLELKTRLVDVDLREVRVIPNANKYTCEIVYDKTVSEDEINSSRVLGIDPGVRNIATIANNFGVKPIVVKGNTANNINQFYNMEKARIQHVYDLAKIKWGSKLAKLDFKRNNMIKDYFHKLSRRIVNYAIQNDVKSIIIGKNENWKQEVNMGRKNNQKFVQLPLARLIEMIQYKAQEVNIEVVLQEESYTSKCSFLDNEPVEHRAKYVGRRIKRGLFKSATGIIINADVNGALNIIRKATPKAFADGVEGVGLHPMRCLITSFEDI from the coding sequence GTGGCATTAGTGACTAGAACCGAGCAAATACAATTTAAATCCGAAACAATCTCAGGTCTAGCTCACGCATCCAAAAACCTGTTTAATAGTGCAAACTACATAATACGACAAAGATTCTTTGAAAATGATAAGCTATACCAGGAAACTGGTGAAAAGGGTGAAGGTATCTGGTATAAACAGCTTTACTCAATGCTAAAAAATACAGAGCAGTATCGGGCATTGCCAGCACAAACAGCTCAACAGGTACTTAAACTACTGGAAAAAAGCTGGAAATCGTTCTTCAAAGCATTAAAAGTATACGCAAAGTCCCCTGAATTGTTTATGGGACGACCTAAACCGCCCAAATACAAACACAAAGATGGGAAACACATCCTGGTGTTCACAAACCAGCAGTGCAAAATCGTTAATGGTATACTCAAATTCCCAAAAGTAGTAAACCTGGAATTGAAAACCAGATTAGTTGATGTGGACCTCAGAGAAGTACGGGTAATCCCAAACGCAAATAAGTATACGTGTGAAATCGTGTACGACAAAACAGTTTCTGAGGATGAAATTAACTCCAGTCGGGTTTTAGGAATTGATCCTGGTGTTCGCAACATTGCAACTATCGCAAACAACTTTGGTGTAAAACCAATTGTTGTTAAGGGCAATACTGCAAACAACATTAATCAGTTTTATAACATGGAAAAAGCCAGGATTCAACATGTATACGATCTGGCTAAAATTAAATGGGGTAGTAAATTAGCAAAACTCGACTTCAAACGAAACAATATGATAAAAGATTATTTCCACAAACTTAGCCGTAGAATCGTTAACTACGCTATCCAGAACGATGTCAAATCAATCATAATTGGCAAAAACGAAAACTGGAAGCAAGAAGTTAACATGGGACGAAAAAACAACCAGAAATTTGTTCAGCTTCCCCTGGCCAGGTTAATTGAAATGATCCAGTATAAAGCTCAGGAAGTCAACATAGAAGTTGTTCTTCAAGAAGAGAGCTATACATCAAAATGTAGTTTCCTTGATAACGAACCTGTAGAACACAGAGCTAAATACGTAGGTAGAAGGATCAAACGAGGCCTATTCAAATCCGCAACTGGAATAATTATCAACGCCGATGTCAACGGAGCTCTGAACATCATCAGGAAAGCAACTCCAAAAGCATTTGCAGACGGAGTGGAGGGTGTAGGGTTACACCCAATGAGATGTTTGATAACATCTTTTGAAGATATTTGA
- a CDS encoding ABC transporter ATP-binding protein, whose translation MIRISNLVKDYEVRSEKIRVLDHIDLTVKDGEILGITGRSGSGKSTLLRIIRGVEPFDEGTVEIEGKTVTPDSGMEGELFLKSVTAIHLQRNFGLWNGPAIENIIRKLNYLRIGHEALPHNETEDYDELFVEAMEYMKLVGLEHKALHSTNLLSGGEKQRVLMARQLAAKPKVLLLDEPVTMTGPDTKQEVLDVIKGLKEKLNIPIIVVSHLPEIHAYLADRLIFLENGKIAADGEPAVVLKNFLRDLKPREELSESGNKEACIKIMDISKRYSLIRMGEVLNIKDFSLDVYGGEILAFIGPSGAGKTTIMKLMEGLVPPKSGSVEYLCSGDWVDVTGYSKKRMELRRIMSVMNQEFSMSVNSTVREQIRFRLSMKKQGAIEYARNKAREIGLSDETLDTVYRLPDMPEEEKTNALRDLDLNDTVFSELFPVIPVTDVDAYARPVFEALDLQMEVLDKTPYQISGGEHVRAFIAMSLATSPEFLMLDEPFGDLDPVTLRDVTNSLKRINERFGTTIVLVSHHMDFVREVAHRVVLIEKGSIVMDGKPSEVCQELINRSNAPYMAHSLEYLIEGNLESQ comes from the coding sequence ATGATCAGGATTTCCAATCTGGTAAAGGATTATGAGGTACGTTCCGAAAAAATAAGGGTATTGGACCATATCGACCTCACGGTGAAGGACGGAGAGATTCTCGGAATTACAGGTCGAAGCGGAAGTGGGAAATCCACCCTGCTCCGAATTATCCGGGGAGTTGAGCCCTTCGATGAAGGAACTGTAGAAATTGAGGGGAAAACTGTAACCCCTGATTCAGGGATGGAAGGAGAACTATTCCTGAAAAGCGTAACTGCAATACACCTCCAGCGAAATTTCGGGCTCTGGAACGGTCCTGCGATAGAAAACATCATAAGGAAACTGAATTACCTCCGAATAGGGCATGAAGCTCTTCCGCACAACGAGACTGAAGATTATGACGAGCTCTTTGTCGAGGCGATGGAGTACATGAAACTTGTGGGGCTGGAACACAAAGCCCTTCACTCTACCAATCTCCTCAGCGGAGGGGAGAAGCAGAGAGTTTTAATGGCAAGACAGCTTGCCGCAAAGCCCAAAGTCCTTCTCCTGGACGAGCCCGTAACAATGACCGGGCCGGATACAAAGCAGGAAGTTCTTGATGTGATAAAGGGCTTGAAAGAGAAACTGAATATCCCGATTATAGTGGTCTCCCACCTTCCTGAAATCCACGCCTATCTTGCAGACAGGCTTATATTCCTTGAGAACGGGAAAATTGCAGCTGATGGAGAACCTGCCGTGGTTCTTAAAAACTTCCTTAGAGACCTGAAACCCAGGGAAGAACTCTCAGAGTCCGGGAATAAGGAAGCCTGCATTAAAATAATGGATATCTCAAAACGCTATTCCCTTATCCGGATGGGGGAGGTCCTCAATATCAAAGACTTCTCTCTCGATGTTTATGGGGGAGAAATTCTGGCATTTATCGGTCCTTCTGGAGCTGGAAAGACAACTATTATGAAATTGATGGAAGGGCTAGTCCCGCCAAAAAGCGGGTCTGTCGAATATTTATGCAGTGGGGACTGGGTGGATGTTACCGGGTACAGTAAGAAGCGCATGGAACTCAGGCGGATTATGAGTGTTATGAACCAGGAATTCTCCATGTCCGTAAACTCCACTGTGAGAGAACAGATACGCTTCAGGCTGAGCATGAAAAAGCAGGGCGCAATTGAATACGCGAGAAATAAAGCCAGGGAAATCGGACTATCGGATGAGACTCTGGATACTGTCTACCGCCTGCCAGATATGCCTGAAGAGGAAAAGACTAATGCACTAAGGGATCTGGACCTCAATGACACGGTTTTTTCCGAACTTTTCCCCGTAATTCCGGTAACCGATGTCGATGCCTATGCAAGACCGGTCTTCGAAGCCCTTGATCTGCAAATGGAAGTCCTTGACAAAACTCCTTACCAGATAAGCGGAGGAGAACATGTCAGGGCTTTTATTGCCATGAGCCTTGCTACCTCTCCCGAATTCCTTATGCTCGACGAACCTTTCGGGGATCTCGATCCTGTAACCCTCAGGGACGTGACAAATTCATTAAAAAGGATCAATGAACGCTTCGGCACTACCATTGTACTCGTGAGCCACCACATGGACTTTGTCCGGGAAGTTGCCCACAGGGTGGTATTGATCGAAAAGGGATCCATTGTAATGGATGGAAAGCCGAGTGAAGTCTGCCAGGAACTGATAAACAGGAGCAACGCCCCTTACATGGCACACAGCCTGGAATACCTCATTGAAGGCAACTTAGAAAGCCAGTAA